The genomic region ATTTAGCCGGAGCTCATTTTTCTTATAATCGATAATTGCTCCATAGGCTTTTAAAATATCTCCTCCCAAAACACCTATTACAGGATCTATTCCAATTTGCGTATAAGCATAATTGATTGAGCTCAAATCCAGAACGGCAACTGTGAAATTCCTCACCGACCAATTATGAAGTTTCATTTCCGGAATACTAAGCATAAAGCTTTCCATGGTATTGGTGCCTAATCCAGTAGATAGAATGTCCGTGTTTTGAAAATTATCTTCAGCTAAGCCCGAACTTAATAGCGTTTGTTTGTCCAATACAGTCTTTGAAGCACCCGTGTCGATAACAATCTTAAATGTCTTATCGTAGATCGTCATTTGGGTTATAATATGAAAGCCATCGGCTTGTAGGCCGATGACTTCAAATGGGATTTTATACATGTAAAGTATAGGTTATATGTCTGTTTCTTATTTCTTTAAAATACCCTCATCGTAAAGAACATCATTCATTTTTCGAACTGCGTCGGCGGAAGCATTAAACAGTTCTTGTTCCTTTTCAGAAAGTTCCATAGGGACTATTCTGTCCCAGCCTTTGTTATTAATGATTACTGGTACTCCAATATTAATATCTTCCTGTCCAAATTCACCTTCCAAGAAAACGGACGCTGTGAACAGTTTATTTTGATTTTTTACAATGCTTTCTACCATCGAAGCTGCCGCTGCACCTGGTGCATACCAGGCTGATGTACCGATCAATGCCGTCAATGTAGCCCCACCGACCATAGTTTTCTTAACGATCTCGGCCTCTTCTTCCTCTGTTAAAAAGGATGAAACTTTTACGCTGTTCCATGTAGCATGTTTAATTAATGGGATCATCGTTGTATCGCCATGGCCACCGATCACAATTGCGTTTAAATCATTCGCCGAAG from Sphingobacterium sp. BN32 harbors:
- a CDS encoding retropepsin-like aspartic protease, giving the protein MYKIPFEVIGLQADGFHIITQMTIYDKTFKIVIDTGASKTVLDKQTLLSSGLAEDNFQNTDILSTGLGTNTMESFMLSIPEMKLHNWSVRNFTVAVLDLSSINYAYTQIGIDPVIGVLGGDILKAYGAIIDYKKNELRLNQRKLALNKRR